The following are encoded together in the Pseudobacteroides sp. genome:
- the uvrA gene encoding excinuclease ABC subunit UvrA, which produces MLRDKIFIKGAREHNLKNIDVVIPRDKFVVITGISGSGKSSLAFDTIYAEGQRRYVESLSSYARQFLGQMEKPDVDYIDGLSPAISIDQKTTSRNPRSTVGTVTEIHDYLRLLYARIGVPHCPKCGKEISQQTVDQMVDHIMSFEEGTRIQLLAPVVRGRKGEYHKLIEDAKKSGFVRVRIDGEVKDLNEEIKMDKNKKHTIEVVVDRLVVRPDIQKRLSESVETVLHLAGGILLVDVIGKEEILFSQNFACSDCGISIEELEPRMFSFNTPYGACPECSGLGTILKIDPDLIVPDRSKSMADGAIRVGGWNVENGDGYSRMYVDALSKHYKFSLNTPICDLPDHIVDIILYGTKGEKIKINYTREYGSGSFVAPFEGIIRSMERRYKETQSETMKQYYEDFMSNNPCHECHGARLKKEALAVTVGDKNINDISKMAISDAKKFFNELELSDKHKAISNQIMKEINARIGFLVDVGLDYLTLARAAGTLSGGEAQRIRLATQIGSGLMGVLYILDEPSIGLHQRDNERLLKTLKRLKDMGNTLIVVEHDEDTMYAADHIIDIGPGAGVHGGNIIAEGTVEEIKNSEDSMTGLYLSGRRKITTPEKRRASNDKYVEIVGARENNLKNINVKFPLSVFTCITGVSGSGKSSLINEILYKKCASELNRARLRPGDHDYVNGLEHLEKVIDIDQSPIGRTPRSNPATYTGMFDLIREVFSETTESKMRGYKTGRFSFNVKGGRCEACSGDGIIKIEMHFLPDIYVPCEVCKGKRYNRETLDVKYKGKNIAEILDMTVEDALEFFKNIPRIQKKLQTLFDVGLGYIKIGQPSTTLSGGEAQRIKLATELSKRSNGSTMYILDEPTTGLHIADVHKLIEILQRLVDAGNTVIVIEHNLDVIKTADYIIDLGPEGGHRGGYIVAEGTPEDIIKISESYTGQFLSKVLNPQ; this is translated from the coding sequence ATGTTAAGAGATAAAATATTTATAAAAGGTGCCAGAGAACACAATTTGAAGAATATAGATGTTGTTATTCCTAGGGATAAGTTTGTTGTTATAACCGGAATCAGCGGTTCGGGAAAGTCTTCACTGGCTTTTGATACCATATATGCAGAAGGGCAGAGGCGGTATGTGGAATCCCTTTCTTCCTATGCAAGGCAGTTTCTTGGACAGATGGAAAAGCCAGATGTTGATTACATTGACGGACTATCTCCTGCCATATCCATAGATCAGAAGACTACCAGCAGAAATCCAAGATCAACTGTTGGTACCGTTACAGAAATACATGATTATCTAAGGCTTCTATATGCAAGGATAGGTGTACCTCACTGTCCGAAGTGCGGTAAGGAAATTTCCCAACAGACAGTGGATCAGATGGTAGACCATATAATGTCCTTTGAAGAGGGAACAAGGATTCAGCTTTTGGCTCCTGTGGTCAGGGGGAGGAAGGGAGAGTATCACAAGCTTATTGAGGATGCTAAGAAGAGCGGTTTTGTTAGGGTAAGGATAGATGGAGAGGTCAAGGATCTTAATGAAGAGATCAAAATGGACAAGAATAAAAAGCATACTATTGAAGTAGTTGTTGACAGGCTTGTAGTTAGACCAGATATTCAAAAAAGACTGTCTGAGTCTGTTGAGACTGTCCTACATCTGGCTGGAGGAATTTTGCTTGTTGATGTGATTGGTAAGGAAGAAATCCTTTTCAGCCAGAATTTTGCATGCAGTGATTGCGGCATAAGCATAGAAGAGCTTGAGCCTAGGATGTTTTCATTTAACACACCCTATGGGGCATGTCCTGAATGCAGCGGTTTGGGAACCATACTAAAGATTGACCCTGATCTTATTGTGCCTGATAGGTCAAAGTCCATGGCAGATGGTGCTATAAGAGTCGGAGGCTGGAATGTAGAGAATGGGGACGGTTATTCAAGGATGTATGTAGATGCCTTGTCAAAGCATTACAAGTTCAGTCTCAATACGCCTATTTGTGATCTCCCGGACCATATTGTAGATATAATACTTTACGGCACCAAGGGTGAAAAAATCAAGATAAATTATACGAGGGAATATGGAAGCGGGTCTTTTGTGGCTCCTTTTGAAGGTATCATCAGAAGTATGGAAAGGCGTTATAAAGAGACCCAGTCGGAAACCATGAAGCAGTATTATGAAGACTTCATGAGCAATAATCCGTGCCATGAGTGTCACGGTGCCAGACTAAAAAAAGAGGCATTGGCTGTTACCGTTGGAGATAAAAACATTAATGATATCAGCAAGATGGCAATATCTGATGCCAAGAAGTTTTTCAATGAACTGGAGCTATCGGATAAGCATAAGGCTATCTCAAACCAGATAATGAAAGAGATAAATGCAAGGATAGGCTTTTTAGTGGATGTAGGTCTGGACTACCTTACACTAGCCAGGGCAGCAGGAACGCTTTCAGGCGGTGAAGCACAGAGAATAAGGCTTGCCACTCAAATAGGTTCAGGCCTTATGGGTGTTTTGTATATTTTGGACGAGCCAAGTATAGGTCTTCACCAGAGAGACAACGAACGGCTTCTTAAGACATTAAAACGACTCAAAGACATGGGGAATACTCTAATTGTGGTAGAGCATGATGAAGACACTATGTATGCAGCGGATCATATAATTGACATTGGTCCTGGTGCAGGAGTCCACGGCGGCAACATTATTGCCGAGGGGACTGTTGAGGAGATAAAAAATAGTGAAGATTCTATGACTGGGCTGTACCTTAGTGGAAGAAGGAAGATTACAACGCCTGAAAAACGCAGGGCTTCCAACGATAAATACGTAGAAATAGTGGGTGCAAGAGAAAACAATCTTAAAAATATAAATGTTAAATTTCCACTCAGTGTTTTTACTTGTATTACTGGGGTTTCGGGCTCCGGTAAAAGCTCACTTATAAATGAAATACTATATAAAAAATGTGCCTCTGAGCTCAACAGGGCAAGGCTGAGACCCGGTGATCATGATTATGTCAATGGCCTTGAGCACCTGGAAAAGGTAATAGATATAGATCAGTCCCCTATAGGCAGAACACCAAGATCAAACCCTGCAACATATACCGGAATGTTTGATCTTATAAGGGAGGTTTTTAGCGAAACCACCGAATCAAAGATGAGGGGCTACAAGACGGGGCGATTCAGCTTCAATGTAAAGGGTGGTAGATGCGAAGCATGCAGCGGGGATGGTATCATAAAGATCGAGATGCACTTTTTGCCCGATATATATGTTCCATGTGAGGTCTGCAAGGGCAAGAGATACAACAGAGAGACCCTTGACGTAAAGTATAAGGGTAAAAACATTGCAGAGATTCTGGATATGACTGTAGAAGATGCCCTCGAATTCTTCAAAAACATTCCAAGGATTCAAAAAAAGCTGCAGACTCTATTTGATGTAGGCTTGGGATACATTAAAATTGGACAACCTTCTACTACACTATCCGGGGGCGAAGCCCAAAGGATAAAGCTTGCAACTGAGTTATCCAAAAGAAGCAACGGAAGCACCATGTATATTCTGGATGAACCTACCACAGGACTCCATATAGCCGATGTCCACAAGCTTATTGAAATACTCCAAAGGCTTGTTGATGCAGGAAACACAGTTATAGTCATCGAACATAACCTGGATGTCATAAAGACTGCGGATTATATAATTGATCTTGGGCCTGAGGGGGGGCATAGAGGTGGTTATATTGTGGCGGAAGGCACTCCCGAGGATATTATTAAGATTAGTGAGTCTTATACTGGTCAATTCCTTTCAAAAGTGCTTAATCCACAATAA
- a CDS encoding DUF47 domain-containing protein — MFRVSRKEEIFFDYFVATAENACKAAELLEQLMLNYVNVQDKVKAIEETEHECDKQVHKILQQLNRSFITPIDREDINLIAKELDNITDSIESTAHRFNMFNVQSIPEDAKKLAKLITACTKEVKALMVELKDMKKSKKIAEKIIEVNRLENEADDIFRSAVTKLFLMEKDCLEVIKWKEIYDYLENTLDVCEDVANIVEGVVMKHA; from the coding sequence ATGTTTAGGGTTTCGCGAAAAGAGGAAATATTTTTTGATTATTTTGTTGCGACAGCAGAGAATGCTTGTAAAGCCGCTGAACTGCTTGAACAGTTGATGTTAAATTATGTTAATGTTCAAGACAAGGTGAAGGCAATTGAAGAGACAGAGCATGAATGTGACAAGCAGGTACACAAGATTCTTCAACAGTTAAACAGATCATTTATCACTCCGATCGACAGAGAAGACATCAATTTGATTGCAAAGGAATTGGACAATATTACCGACAGTATCGAATCAACAGCACATAGGTTTAACATGTTTAATGTGCAGTCCATACCTGAGGATGCAAAGAAGCTTGCTAAATTGATTACAGCTTGTACTAAAGAAGTAAAAGCTCTTATGGTTGAACTGAAAGATATGAAAAAGAGCAAAAAGATAGCAGAAAAGATTATTGAGGTTAATAGATTGGAAAATGAAGCAGATGATATATTCAGGTCTGCTGTAACCAAATTGTTTTTAATGGAAAAGGATTGCCTTGAAGTTATTAAGTGGAAGGAAATTTATGATTACCTTGAGAACACCCTTGATGTTTGTGAGGATGTGGCAAATATAGTAGAAGGGGTTGTTATGAAACATGCTTAG
- a CDS encoding inorganic phosphate transporter — MLSLAIIVVILALSFDFINGFHDTANSIATSVSTRVLSPRTAIFMAAVLNIAGALVSTRVAKTVSKEIINDDMIKVVGGDKGVMYVVIASLAAAIIWNLVTWYFGIPSSSSHALFGGMIGSSVAYIGSMAVLKWYEAPQAGHFFFQAKGILFKIIIPLFTSPLIGFLLGFLVMKFLYLILRKFTQHSVNTIFSKLQIASAGIMAFAHGGNDAQKSMGIITLALIAADMNGGSKDVTLPVVIACALAMGIGTSLGGWRIIKTMGVNMIRLAPINGFAAETGAAIVIETMTRLGAPVSTTHIISTSIMGVGAAKRLSAVRWALARSILGAWVLTIPITAILGAVIVLGCKIVLGI; from the coding sequence ATGCTTAGTCTTGCGATTATAGTTGTTATTCTTGCATTAAGCTTTGACTTCATAAATGGTTTTCATGATACAGCGAATTCCATTGCCACATCAGTATCAACAAGAGTTTTATCACCGAGAACAGCAATTTTTATGGCAGCAGTTCTTAACATAGCAGGAGCACTTGTAAGCACTAGGGTTGCTAAGACTGTATCCAAGGAAATAATCAATGATGATATGATTAAGGTGGTCGGCGGTGATAAGGGGGTTATGTATGTAGTTATAGCATCCCTGGCAGCTGCAATAATATGGAATCTGGTTACTTGGTACTTTGGAATCCCAAGCAGTTCATCCCATGCATTATTCGGAGGTATGATCGGATCATCTGTTGCATACATCGGTTCAATGGCTGTTTTAAAGTGGTATGAGGCACCACAGGCGGGCCATTTCTTTTTCCAGGCAAAAGGAATTCTTTTTAAAATAATTATCCCTCTTTTTACATCACCTCTCATAGGTTTCTTACTAGGGTTTTTGGTAATGAAATTCCTATACTTAATTCTAAGAAAGTTCACACAACACTCTGTAAATACTATATTCTCCAAGCTTCAGATTGCTTCAGCAGGTATAATGGCGTTTGCTCATGGCGGAAATGATGCACAGAAATCCATGGGTATTATAACCCTTGCACTTATTGCTGCAGACATGAACGGAGGAAGTAAAGATGTAACACTTCCGGTTGTTATAGCATGTGCACTAGCAATGGGTATAGGTACATCCCTTGGAGGGTGGAGAATAATAAAGACTATGGGAGTCAATATGATCAGGCTGGCACCGATAAATGGGTTTGCAGCTGAGACCGGTGCTGCAATCGTTATCGAGACGATGACACGATTAGGTGCTCCTGTCAGTACAACTCATATAATTTCAACATCGATAATGGGTGTTGGTGCTGCAAAGAGATTGTCTGCCGTTAGATGGGCATTGGCAAGAAGTATACTTGGAGCATGGGTATTGACAATACCTATAACTGCTATATTGGGGGCAGTAATTGTATTAGGATGTAAGATTGTATTAGGCATATAG